One Formosa sp. Hel3_A1_48 genomic window, CATACGAAAAACTTACTTTATCAAATTCAATTTCCCCTTTGAAATTGGTAAGTTTTTCGGTGCCGAAATCTTCAATATTAGATTGTGTGTCTAATACTTTAAACACACGATCAGCAGCAACCATACCCATTTGTAAGGTATTGAATTTATTTGCGATTTGATGTAATGGCCGAAACATCATAGGGACCATCATGATAAAAGCAGCCAAATCCCCTACAGTGGCTGTTTGTTCAAAAATTACATTTAGCCCACCTAGCCAAATAATAGTTCCCAATGTAATGGAAGATAAAAGTTCGGCAATTGGAAAAAATACTGAATTATACCAAACGGTCTTAATCCATCCCTTTTTATGCCGCTCGTTTATTTCTTTAAACCTTTGAAATTCTATTGCTTCACGTGCAAACAATTGAACTATTTTCATGCCTGTTAAGCGTTCCTGTACAAAAGAATTTAAGTTAGAAACCTCATTTCTAACATCTTCAAAGGCCTTTTTCATATACTTTTGAAAAATTTTAGTCGCAATGAGTACAATTGGAAGTGTACAGAAAACAATAATGCTCAAATGCCAATTCATATAAGCCATAACAGAACCAACGACCAACATTTTGAGAATATCACTGAAAATCATGAACAGGCCTTCACCAAATATGTCGGCGATTCGCTCCATGTCGGTTACTGTCCTTGTAAGTAAAACTCCAACAGAGGAATTGTCGAAATATTTCATCTTGAAGCCCAAAATCTTGTTGAATAATTTGATTCTAATATCACGAACAACAGATTGACCAAGCCAACTTGCATAATAAATGAAAAACAAATTGCAGACAACCTCTAAAAAAAGCAAAATAAGCATCCAAAAAATATATTTCAGAAAGCCGGCTTGCTGTTGTTGCTCAATGTTCTGATCCATGGCTAACTGCAAAACCTTTGGCCGTAGAGCTCCAAAAACAGCCAACCCAATAACAGTAATTAATGCAAAAAAGAAAATCCCATAATAGCGCTTAGTATACCCCAAAAGACGGCCAAAGAGCTGTGCATCAAAAGCTATATTTTTATTTTTTTTAGCCATCATAAACTGAATCAGGGTAAACTATTTCACTTAAATACAAGCCCTTTGCAGGAGCCGAAGCTCCTGCATTAGAGCGATCTTTGGACTGTATAATCTTATGCAGATCGGATAGCGATATTTTATGATTACCAACATCAAGCAATGTTCCTACAATAGCGCGAACCATATTTCTCAAAAATCGATCAGCGCTAATTTTAAAAATCAACTCAGATTCATTCTTAGTCCAGTGGGCTTCGTAAATCGTACAAATGTGTGTTTTAACGTCTGAATGTGCTCTCGAGAAACACTTGAAATCAGAATAATCCAACAATATGTTTGAAGCCTTGTTCATAAGGTTAAGGTCTAAATTTTTGGTATAATAAAAGGCCGTAGCAAAGCTAAATACATCTTTCGATGTCGCTATTTTATAATAATAAGTGCGTTGTGTAGCATCGAATCGCGCATGAGCATCAGCTTTAACTGATCTAATGTTGTGGACCGCTATGGTTTTAGGTAAAAAAGAATTCAATTTATAAACCAAGTCAACAGCATCAATAACTAGATCATAGTCAAAATGAGCAACCATCTTAGTGGCATGTACTCCAGTATCGGTTCGTCCAGCCCCCATTGTGTTTATTGGAATCTTGAGTAGAACCGTAAGTGCATTATCCAAAACTGACTGCACAGTTACGGCATTGGGTTGTACCTGCCAACCATGATAATCGGTTCCATTATAAGAGAATTCTATGAAATATCTCACGCTAATTTGATACTTTTGTTGCTGAAAAAACAAAGATAAGACTTTGAAGTGGAATCCCTTTGTTTTTAATCAATCCATGAAAAAAATATTACTCTTATCGGACACCCATGGTTATATTGGGGAGGAAATCATAAAATATGTTCATCAGGCAGATGAAGTGTGGCACGCTGGGGATATTGGAGACTTAAAAGTAACCGATGCACTCAAAAAAATAAAACCTCTTCGGGCTGTATATGGAAATATTGACAACAATCAAGCACGCTTAGAATTTCCACTCCATCAAAAATTTACCTTAGAGGGCATAAAGGTTTGGATTACGCACATCGGTGGGTATCCAAATCGATATGCAAAAAAAGTTCGTGAAGATATTTATAAGCACACACCAGATTTATTCATTTCTGGCCATTCGCATATTCTAAAAGTGATGCAAGACAAAAAACTAAAGTTATTGCACATGAATCCAGGTGCTGTTGGCATACATGGCTTTCATAAGATGCGTACCATGTTGCGCTTTGAAATTTCTGATGGAACTATTCAAAACTTGGAAGTCATAGAATTTAAACGAATTGCACAAAAAAACCCTGAATAAATCAAGGTTTTTTCTCGCACTAATATTACTAAGATAATAGGCTTATCTCAATCGGTCTACAGATTTTACGAGCGCTTCATCCTTTTTAATGGCTTTATTGGCTAAAACCAATAACACGATAGAAATAACAGGAAGAAACAACCCAATACCTTTCTCAGCATTTTCTAATGCTCCAGGTAAGTTAAGTAGTCGATATACAAACAATCCTAGTAAAATTAAGTTTAATATGATATTAAGACGGCCAAAAACAAATTGGCTCTGTCTAGATTTGAATGAAAAAACAGCTATAATAGACAACAAAGCAGAAGCTAAAAACAGGCATAAATAAACATTTTCGTCTTTTGCATAGAGTGAATTGTCTGAAATAGTCCAAAGGGGAACCAAAAAAGAAAGCACTCCTGTAGTTACAGCAGACAACAAAAGATATAAAGTTTGTATTCTTTGAAGCATAATTCTCTTTAAGGATGTCAAATGTAGCAGTTTCTTTTTTATTATTTTAAATATATTTTTAAAAATATTGTTGTATAATTGCAGTGTACAAATAATAAAGCATTCTTTCGCTTTTATTTATTTTCATTTTATCAGTAACTATTTCATTTTATAATCATCTTCACACCTCTCTGCTTCAAAGCGGAAAATATTCAATTTAATTATCATAAAACAACCAAAATATAATGTTTGAAATTTCACAATTAAAAGAAAAAAAATTACCTGAATT contains:
- a CDS encoding DUF4293 domain-containing protein is translated as MLQRIQTLYLLLSAVTTGVLSFLVPLWTISDNSLYAKDENVYLCLFLASALLSIIAVFSFKSRQSQFVFGRLNIILNLILLGLFVYRLLNLPGALENAEKGIGLFLPVISIVLLVLANKAIKKDEALVKSVDRLR
- a CDS encoding metallophosphoesterase family protein, with product MKKILLLSDTHGYIGEEIIKYVHQADEVWHAGDIGDLKVTDALKKIKPLRAVYGNIDNNQARLEFPLHQKFTLEGIKVWITHIGGYPNRYAKKVREDIYKHTPDLFISGHSHILKVMQDKKLKLLHMNPGAVGIHGFHKMRTMLRFEISDGTIQNLEVIEFKRIAQKNPE
- the truA gene encoding tRNA pseudouridine(38-40) synthase TruA, with the translated sequence MRYFIEFSYNGTDYHGWQVQPNAVTVQSVLDNALTVLLKIPINTMGAGRTDTGVHATKMVAHFDYDLVIDAVDLVYKLNSFLPKTIAVHNIRSVKADAHARFDATQRTYYYKIATSKDVFSFATAFYYTKNLDLNLMNKASNILLDYSDFKCFSRAHSDVKTHICTIYEAHWTKNESELIFKISADRFLRNMVRAIVGTLLDVGNHKISLSDLHKIIQSKDRSNAGASAPAKGLYLSEIVYPDSVYDG
- a CDS encoding ABC transporter ATP-binding protein, with translation MAKKNKNIAFDAQLFGRLLGYTKRYYGIFFFALITVIGLAVFGALRPKVLQLAMDQNIEQQQQAGFLKYIFWMLILLFLEVVCNLFFIYYASWLGQSVVRDIRIKLFNKILGFKMKYFDNSSVGVLLTRTVTDMERIADIFGEGLFMIFSDILKMLVVGSVMAYMNWHLSIIVFCTLPIVLIATKIFQKYMKKAFEDVRNEVSNLNSFVQERLTGMKIVQLFAREAIEFQRFKEINERHKKGWIKTVWYNSVFFPIAELLSSITLGTIIWLGGLNVIFEQTATVGDLAAFIMMVPMMFRPLHQIANKFNTLQMGMVAADRVFKVLDTQSNIEDFGTEKLTNFKGEIEFDKVSFSYVANEPVLKNISFQVEPGQTIALVGSTGAGKTTIINLLNRFYDISSGAIRFDGKDIKTFSLKSLRKNVAVVLQDVFLFADTIFQNITLGDPKHSLVDVKAAAKQIGIHDFISSLPGGYQYNVKERGAMLSSGQRQLISFLRAYIINPKLLILDEATASIDSYSEQLIQDATKKITKGRTSIVIAHRLATIQKADKIIVMDAGEIVEFGTHKSLLKNQDGIYRGLYEAQFLKQAELS